In the genome of Cheilinus undulatus linkage group 6, ASM1832078v1, whole genome shotgun sequence, one region contains:
- the cog2 gene encoding conserved oligomeric Golgi complex subunit 2 codes for MNLPKGPDSLCFDKDVFMKDDFDVDQFVAECRKQVQLEEMREDLELYYKLLKTAMVELINKDYADFVNLSTNLVGMDKALNQLSVPLGQLKEEVMSLRSCVSEVIEAIDSQLSKQEDLQKKKVCVLRLIQVVRSVEKIEKILHSQNSKESNSLEISSPLLAGQILERIATEFNQLQFHAVQSKGMPLLDKVRPRIAGITSMLQQSLEGLLIEGLQTSNVDMVRHCLRTYATIDKTRDAEALVGQVLVKPYMDQVIIEEVVKSNPNGLQLMYTRLLEFVPHHCRLLREVTGGAISSDKVDIVPGYDFLVNSVWPEIIKGIEERLAYLFNPGNPDIFYERYSASMDFVWKFERQCSSQASVKRLRAHPSYTSFHNKWNLPVYFQLRYKEIAGSLENAISDGLGAAPAGSAYHLQVSEVLWSCLVRCWSDKIYLSPLAHRFWKLTLQLYSRYAKFLDEVLTKTPTPEVTKEPTRPLPSSASSTSSRTSLEEGGSESGSPASLSTKQLVYIAADVQKLQEQIPELSEMVRQRLEANGFKNFAVVEDALSDSKACLSSSIPTLNTKMTQHLTERSCRFLKSASEVPRLYRRTNKDVPVRASAYMDNALRPLHQLLTDSTGLVTPGTAQEWLRVTLSECTQRYYETISEVLSSVRKMEESLMRLKKARKGASTTTTAGANGGPTDDGKIRLQLALDVEYLGEQIQKMGLQPGDITMFSTLMDLVKEARELAEQNQ; via the exons ATGAACCTACCTAAAGGACCAGACTCATTGTGCTTTGATAAAGACGTTTTTATGAAG GATGATTTCGATGTGGATCAGTTTGTGGCGGAGTGTCGGAAGCAGGTCCAGCTGGAGGAGATGAGAGAAGACCTGGAGCTCTACTATAAGCTGCTGAAAACGGCCATGGTGGAGCTCATCAATAAGGACTATGCCGACTTTGTGAACCTCTCCACCAACCTG GTGGGGATGGACAAAGCCCTTAATCAGCTTTCTGTACCACTTGGACAGTTAAAGGAGGAAGTTATG AGTCTACGGTCCTGTGTGAGTGAGGTGATTGAAGCAATAGACAGCCAGCTTTCCAAACAGGAAGACCTACAGAAAAAGAAG GTGTGTGTTTTGAGGCTGATTCAGGTGGTGCGGTCAGTAGAGAAGATTGAGAAGATCTTACACTCACAGAACTCAAAAGAGTCCAACTCTCTGGAAATCAGCAG TCCCCTTTTAGCAGGACAGATCCTGGAGAGGATTGCGACAGAATTCAACCAGCTGCAGTTTCACGCTGTGCAGAGTAAAGGCATGCCTCTACTGGACAAAGTCAGACCT CGTATTGCAGGGATCACCTCCATGCTGCAGCAGTCTCTGGAGGGTTTGCTGATTGAGGGTCTGCAAACATCCAATGTGGACATGGTGCGTCATTGCCTGAGGACGTACGCCACCATAGACAAGACTCGAGATGCTGAGGCCCTAGTAGGACAAGTGCTTGTCAAGCCATACATGGACCAG GTGATAATAGAAGAAGTAGTGAAGTCCAATCCAAATGGGCTCCAGCTGATGTACACGAGACTGTTGGAATTTGTTCCTCATCACTGCCGACTGCTTAGAGAGGTCACAGGTGGAGCTATATCAAG TGACAAAGTCGACATAGTGCCAGGTTATGATTTCCTGGTGAACTCTGTGTGGCCTGAGATAATCAAAGGGATTGAAGAGAGGTTGGCCTACCTCTTCAACCCTGGAAACCCTGACATATTCTATGAG CGTTACAGTGCAAGCATGGATTTTGTTTGGAAGTTTGAGCGTCAGTGCAGCTCACAGGCCAGTGTGAAGAGACTGAGGGCTCACCCCTCATATACAAGCTTCCACAACAAATGGAACCTGCCTGTCTACTTTCAACTACG gtaCAAGGAAATAGCAGGAAGTTTGGAGAACGCCATAAGTGATGGACTAGGGGCAGCACCAG CTGGTAGTGCCTACCACCTGCAGGTGTCTGAGGTGTTGTGGTCCTGCCTGGTGAGATGTTGGTCAGACAAAATCTATCTGTCACCTCTGGCCCACCGGTTCTGGAAGCTCACGCTGCAGCTGTACTCACGTTATGCCAAGTTTCTTGATGAG GTTTTGACAAAGACTCCTACTCCTGAGGTGACCAAAGAGCCAACCAGGCCTCTGCCAAGCTcagcctcctccacctccagTCGGACATCATTAGAGGAGGGTGGCAGTGAGAGTGGAAGTCCTGCCTCACTGTCGACCAAACAGCTTGTCTACATCGCAGCTGATGTCCAGAAGCTGCAGGAGCAG ATCCCAGAGCTGTCAGAGATGGTCAGACAGAGATTGGAAGCAAACGGATTCAAAAACTTTGCTGTCGTTGAAG ATGCTCTTTCGGACTCAAAGGCTTGCCTGTCAAGTAGCATTCCCACTCTGAACACCAAGATGACCCAGCATCTCACTGAGCGCAGTTGTCGCTTCCTGAAGAGTGCCTCTGAGGTTCCTCGACTTTATCGCAGAACTAATAAG GATGTGCCGGTGCGTGCCTCAGCCTACATGGACAATGCCTTACGCCCGTTACACCAGCTGCTGACTGATTCCACAGGCCTGGTTACCCCTGGCACTGCACAGGAGTGGCTGAGAGTTACACTGTCTGAGTGCACACAGAG GTACTATGAGACAATCTCTGAGGTGCTAAGCTCAGTGAGGAAAATGGAAGAAAGTCTGATGCGACTGAAGAAAGCGAGAAAGGGTGCAAGCACAACTACAACAGCAGGAGCAAATGGTGGACCCACAGACGATGGCAAGATTCGACTTCAGCTGGCACTGGATGTGGAATACCTCGGAGAACAG ATCCAGAAGATGGGACTTCAACCAGGTGACATCACCATGTTCTCCACTCTCATGGATCTTGTAAAAGAGGCCCGAGAGCTTGCTGAACAGAACCAGTGA